The following are from one region of the Streptomyces rubrogriseus genome:
- a CDS encoding O-methyltransferase, translating into MSESQVWDDVDTYFVTHLAADDDALAAARRESDAAGLPPVNVAANQGKLLQLLAQIQGARTVLEIGTLGGYSTIWLARALPAEGRLVTLEYSARHAEVATRNIARAGLDALVDVRVGPALESLPKLADENPPPFDLVFIDADKGNNPHYLEWALRLTSTGSLIVIDNVVRGGRVADADDTGDDVRGTRAAIELIGSHPRLSGTALQTVGTKGYDGFALARVLA; encoded by the coding sequence ATGAGCGAGTCGCAGGTCTGGGACGACGTCGACACCTACTTCGTCACCCATCTCGCAGCGGACGACGACGCCCTGGCGGCCGCCCGCAGGGAGAGCGACGCCGCCGGGCTGCCCCCGGTGAACGTCGCCGCCAACCAGGGCAAGCTCCTCCAGCTCCTCGCCCAGATCCAGGGCGCCCGCACCGTCCTGGAGATCGGCACCCTGGGCGGCTACAGCACCATCTGGCTGGCCCGCGCCCTGCCCGCCGAGGGCCGCCTGGTCACGCTGGAGTACAGCGCCCGGCACGCGGAGGTCGCCACCCGCAACATCGCCCGTGCCGGACTCGACGCCCTCGTCGACGTACGGGTGGGCCCGGCCCTGGAGTCCCTGCCGAAGCTCGCCGACGAGAACCCGCCGCCCTTCGACCTGGTCTTCATCGACGCCGACAAGGGCAACAACCCGCACTACCTCGAGTGGGCCCTGAGACTCACCAGCACCGGCAGCCTGATCGTCATCGACAACGTGGTCCGCGGCGGCCGGGTGGCCGACGCCGACGACACCGGCGACGACGTACGCGGCACCCGCGCCGCCATCGAGCTGATCGGCAGCCACCCCCGGCTCAGCGGCACCGCCCTCCAGACGGTCGGCACCAAGGGGTACGACGGGTTCGCGCTGGCGCGCGTGCTGGCCTGA
- a CDS encoding GNAT family N-acetyltransferase produces the protein MKVRLAEERDFPGFLGLAGQVEHWFGPMVEDAGFHDAVREHIRGGAALVAVASAAGPDPDTDVSPGAGTELLGGLLFGTDADSDAPVHHVHWLVVSRQARAGGVGRALMRDALRRWVREPADVEVVTFGADHPGATESGARAFYERLGFTPAEVVAPGPEGGSRQLFRRAARVRPAHPEHATTYTGGPA, from the coding sequence ATGAAGGTCAGACTCGCCGAGGAGCGAGACTTCCCCGGCTTCCTGGGCCTGGCGGGCCAGGTGGAGCACTGGTTCGGCCCGATGGTCGAGGACGCCGGATTCCACGACGCGGTGCGCGAGCACATCCGCGGGGGCGCGGCCCTGGTCGCCGTCGCCTCGGCCGCGGGCCCGGACCCGGACACCGACGTGAGCCCGGGTGCGGGCACGGAGCTGCTCGGCGGGCTCCTGTTCGGCACGGACGCGGACTCGGACGCGCCGGTCCACCACGTCCACTGGCTGGTCGTGTCCCGGCAGGCCCGCGCGGGCGGTGTCGGCCGTGCGCTGATGCGGGACGCGCTGCGCAGGTGGGTGCGGGAACCGGCCGACGTCGAGGTGGTCACCTTCGGCGCCGACCACCCCGGCGCCACCGAGAGCGGCGCCCGCGCCTTCTACGAGCGCCTCGGCTTCACCCCCGCCGAAGTCGTCGCCCCCGGCCCGGAGGGCGGCTCCCGCCAGCTCTTCCGCCGCGCGGCACGGGTCCGGCCCGCACACCCGGAACACGCCACGACGTACACGGGAGGCCCCGCATGA
- the proP gene encoding glycine betaine/L-proline transporter ProP yields the protein MSAAPVATPPSRTTPAPVPRAAGAPTATDPALVRRAVKAAALGNAMEWFDFGVYSYIAVTLGKVFFPSGNPTAQLLSTFGAFAAAFLVRPLGGMVFGPLGDRVGRQKVLAVTMIMMAAGTFAIGLIPSYATIGVWAPVLLLAARLVQGFSTGGEYAGASTFIAEYAPDKRRGFLGSWLEFGTLAGYIGGAGLVTLMTALLSDGDLMSWGWRIPFLIAGPMGIVGLYLRMRLEETPAFAAEVEKAETARVKVPLREMVTGQWRALLLCVGLVLVFNVTDYMLLSYMPSYLTSELEYDETHGLLVVLGVMALMMVVQPFAGALTDRVGRRPVIAAGCAGFLLLSVPALLLIREGSLLAVALGMGALGMLLVCFTASMPSALPALFPTRVRYGSLSIGFNVSVSLFGGTTPLVVTALIGATGDMMMPAYYMMAAAVVGGVAVWFMTESAGRPLPGSAPAVEARR from the coding sequence TTGTCGGCCGCCCCCGTCGCCACTCCCCCGTCCCGCACGACCCCCGCACCCGTCCCGCGCGCCGCCGGCGCGCCCACCGCCACCGATCCCGCCCTCGTCCGGCGTGCCGTCAAGGCGGCGGCGCTGGGCAACGCGATGGAGTGGTTCGACTTCGGCGTCTACAGCTACATCGCCGTGACGCTGGGCAAGGTCTTCTTCCCTTCGGGCAACCCGACCGCGCAGTTGCTCTCCACGTTCGGCGCCTTCGCGGCGGCGTTCCTGGTGCGCCCCCTGGGCGGCATGGTCTTCGGCCCGCTCGGCGACCGGGTCGGGCGGCAGAAGGTGCTCGCCGTGACGATGATCATGATGGCGGCGGGCACGTTCGCGATCGGCCTGATCCCGTCGTACGCGACGATCGGCGTCTGGGCGCCGGTGCTGCTGCTCGCCGCCCGGCTGGTGCAGGGATTCTCCACCGGCGGTGAGTACGCGGGCGCGTCCACCTTCATCGCGGAGTACGCGCCGGACAAGCGGCGCGGCTTCCTCGGCAGCTGGCTGGAGTTCGGCACGCTCGCCGGGTACATCGGCGGCGCCGGCCTGGTGACGCTGATGACGGCGCTGCTGTCGGACGGCGACCTGATGTCCTGGGGCTGGCGCATCCCGTTCCTGATCGCGGGCCCGATGGGCATCGTCGGCCTGTACCTGCGGATGCGGCTCGAGGAGACACCGGCGTTCGCGGCCGAGGTGGAGAAGGCGGAGACGGCGCGGGTGAAGGTGCCGCTGCGCGAGATGGTCACCGGTCAGTGGCGGGCGCTGCTGCTCTGCGTCGGCCTGGTGCTGGTCTTCAACGTCACCGACTACATGCTGCTGTCGTACATGCCGAGCTATCTGACCAGCGAGCTGGAGTACGACGAGACGCACGGGCTGCTCGTGGTGCTGGGCGTGATGGCACTGATGATGGTCGTCCAGCCGTTCGCGGGCGCGCTGACCGACCGGGTCGGGCGGCGGCCGGTGATCGCGGCGGGCTGCGCGGGCTTCCTGCTGCTGTCCGTCCCGGCGCTGCTGCTGATCCGCGAGGGCAGCCTGCTGGCGGTGGCCCTGGGCATGGGCGCGCTGGGCATGCTGCTGGTCTGCTTCACGGCCTCGATGCCGTCGGCGCTGCCGGCGCTGTTCCCGACGCGGGTGCGGTACGGCTCGCTGTCGATCGGCTTCAACGTCTCGGTGTCGCTGTTCGGCGGGACGACGCCGCTGGTGGTGACGGCGCTGATCGGGGCGACGGGCGACATGATGATGCCCGCGTACTACATGATGGCCGCGGCCGTGGTCGGCGGCGTGGCGGTGTGGTTCATGACGGAGTCGGCGGGCCGCCCGCTGCCGGGCTCGGCACCGGCGGTGGAGGCACGACGCTGA
- a CDS encoding bifunctional glycosyltransferase 87/phosphatase PAP2 family protein, with the protein MANAEHSGRPAESFGASAADVTRARWRVARLGLWLIAAVLAVRQVAAVLGTPRGERMTDLETWVGEHGVLHVEGSLYDSTQFTGTPFVGLVLKPFTRAAEQALGWGWTFGSLLLVVALGLVAARALPQPVGRRTALLAAPVAISLLMLSLPVRNAFWLGQTSIIPVLFVLLGCFAVRGAQGDRVGGVLIGVAAAFQPTVLLFVPLLWFTDRRRAAVSTGITFAACTAVAWAAMAQDSYTYWVHHMAGVGLGGEADDLANQSLHGFLLRLGLNGPLEIALFLLLGAAVAVLALRRAVRYARDGQLLLAVAVTGCAAVAVSPATWQHQLLWVLPAVVGRVGKRASDRYVWPVAVVLVMTLPAKMMLPNMSALYPLRDNVVLLAALAAAVAVPFLARTSPYFDTPVPTAYAPPVPTRFKHVPLLPFLRRVLTRPNLLLELLLIRVTYAAYSQVRLAATGGSNSAGRARAEEHGTQILDIERFLHIDIEHAINHAVVKVGWLRDFFDFYYTSFHFVVPLAVLGVLYWRRPVDYRWARASLGFATLLALVGFWLYPLAPPRLMPGLGIIDTVHGVQDFSKPDYGTLTHLTNQYAAMPSLHFGWSLWCGVAIAIIAPRMWMKALGLLHPLFTVSAIVATGNHWVLDAVGGAAVVAAGFGLTYWFQGPRARTAAAKEVAVPAPGVSSDPPAPAKHRTGS; encoded by the coding sequence GTGGCGAATGCGGAGCACAGTGGGCGACCGGCGGAGTCCTTCGGAGCCTCGGCCGCCGACGTGACCAGAGCACGATGGCGCGTCGCACGCCTCGGCCTGTGGCTGATCGCCGCCGTGCTGGCCGTACGACAGGTGGCCGCGGTCCTCGGCACCCCGCGCGGGGAGCGCATGACGGACCTGGAGACCTGGGTCGGCGAGCACGGCGTCCTGCACGTGGAGGGGTCCCTCTACGACTCCACGCAGTTCACCGGGACGCCGTTCGTCGGTCTCGTCCTCAAACCCTTCACCCGCGCCGCCGAACAGGCCCTCGGCTGGGGCTGGACCTTCGGCTCGCTGCTGCTGGTCGTCGCCCTCGGCCTGGTCGCCGCCCGCGCCCTGCCCCAGCCGGTCGGACGCCGTACGGCGCTGCTGGCGGCGCCGGTCGCCATCAGCCTGCTGATGCTGTCCCTCCCGGTGCGCAACGCGTTCTGGCTCGGGCAGACCAGCATCATCCCGGTCCTCTTCGTCCTGCTGGGCTGCTTCGCCGTACGCGGGGCACAGGGCGACCGGGTGGGCGGCGTGCTGATCGGTGTCGCCGCCGCCTTCCAGCCGACCGTCCTCCTCTTCGTCCCGCTGCTGTGGTTCACCGACCGCAGACGCGCCGCCGTGTCGACCGGGATCACCTTCGCCGCCTGCACGGCCGTCGCCTGGGCGGCCATGGCCCAGGACTCCTACACGTACTGGGTGCACCACATGGCGGGCGTCGGCCTGGGCGGCGAGGCCGACGACCTCGCCAACCAGTCGCTGCACGGCTTCCTGCTCCGCCTAGGCCTGAACGGCCCGTTGGAGATCGCCCTCTTCCTCCTGCTGGGCGCCGCCGTCGCCGTCCTCGCCCTGCGCCGCGCCGTGCGCTACGCCCGCGACGGCCAGCTGCTGCTCGCCGTCGCCGTCACCGGCTGCGCGGCGGTCGCCGTGTCCCCGGCCACCTGGCAGCACCAGCTGCTGTGGGTGCTGCCCGCGGTGGTCGGCCGGGTCGGCAAGCGGGCCTCCGACCGGTACGTGTGGCCGGTCGCCGTCGTCCTGGTGATGACGCTGCCCGCGAAGATGATGCTGCCGAACATGTCGGCCCTGTACCCGCTGCGGGACAACGTCGTGCTGCTGGCCGCGCTGGCCGCCGCCGTCGCCGTGCCCTTCCTGGCGCGCACGTCGCCGTACTTCGACACCCCGGTCCCGACGGCCTACGCGCCCCCCGTCCCGACCCGGTTCAAGCACGTCCCGCTGCTGCCGTTCCTGCGCCGGGTCCTCACCCGCCCCAACCTCCTCCTGGAGCTGCTCCTCATCCGGGTCACCTACGCCGCCTACTCGCAGGTGCGCCTCGCGGCGACCGGCGGCAGCAACTCGGCGGGCCGGGCGCGCGCCGAGGAGCACGGCACGCAGATCCTCGACATCGAGCGGTTCCTGCACATCGACATCGAGCACGCGATCAACCACGCGGTCGTGAAGGTCGGCTGGCTGCGGGACTTCTTCGACTTCTACTACACGTCGTTCCACTTCGTCGTCCCGCTGGCCGTCCTCGGCGTCCTGTACTGGCGCCGCCCGGTCGACTACCGCTGGGCCCGCGCCTCCCTGGGCTTCGCCACCCTGCTGGCCCTGGTCGGCTTCTGGCTCTACCCGCTGGCCCCGCCGCGGCTGATGCCGGGGCTCGGGATCATCGACACCGTGCACGGCGTGCAGGACTTCTCCAAGCCGGACTACGGCACGCTGACGCACCTCACCAACCAGTACGCGGCGATGCCGTCGCTGCACTTCGGCTGGTCGCTGTGGTGCGGGGTGGCGATCGCGATCATCGCGCCGAGGATGTGGATGAAGGCGCTGGGCCTGCTCCACCCGCTCTTCACGGTCTCGGCGATCGTGGCGACCGGCAACCACTGGGTCCTGGACGCGGTGGGCGGCGCGGCGGTGGTCGCGGCGGGCTTCGGACTGACGTACTGGTTCCAGGGGCCGCGGGCCCGGACGGCGGCGGCGAAGGAGGTCGCGGTTCCCGCGCCCGGCGTCAGCAGCGATCCGCCGGCCCCGGCGAAGCACCGTACCGGGAGCTGA
- a CDS encoding cysteine hydrolase family protein, with amino-acid sequence MPRTTLRRLSGLDDTPAKLADSTLVLVDYQNTYTTGVMELDGWQAALDAGARLLARARREGAKVVHVVHDGGDGSPYDLGAEIGQIHPSVAPIDGEPVVTKKAPDSFFGTDLGEQVDAAGNNDLVVIGFMTHMCVAFTAQGAFLRGNRPTVVADACATRALPVADTELDARQVHYAALATVADMYGVVVPSQESLG; translated from the coding sequence ATGCCCAGAACCACGCTCCGCCGTCTCAGCGGGCTCGACGACACCCCCGCCAAGCTCGCCGACTCCACGCTGGTCCTCGTCGACTACCAGAACACGTACACGACCGGCGTGATGGAACTCGACGGCTGGCAGGCCGCGCTCGACGCCGGCGCCCGGCTGCTGGCCCGCGCCCGCCGGGAGGGCGCCAAGGTCGTCCACGTGGTCCACGACGGCGGGGACGGCAGCCCGTACGACCTCGGGGCCGAGATCGGGCAGATCCACCCGAGCGTCGCCCCCATCGACGGTGAACCCGTGGTCACCAAGAAGGCGCCGGACTCCTTCTTCGGCACGGACCTGGGCGAGCAGGTCGACGCGGCGGGCAACAACGACCTCGTCGTCATCGGCTTCATGACGCACATGTGCGTGGCCTTCACCGCCCAGGGCGCCTTCCTGCGCGGCAACCGGCCCACGGTGGTCGCCGACGCCTGCGCCACCCGCGCCCTCCCGGTCGCGGACACCGAACTCGACGCCCGACAGGTGCACTACGCCGCCCTCGCCACCGTCGCCGACATGTACGGGGTCGTCGTACCGTCGCAGGAGTCCCTGGGCTGA
- a CDS encoding GlxA family transcriptional regulator, whose product MNSVGRLIVVVLFDGVDLLDVTGPPEVFSLARRETEDAAGYEVLLAAQTTGPVTTAAGVRVLPDATFEDLSARRIDTLIVPGAVEIDDRRRVRALTDPVVVEWVGRLAERTRRVTSVCVGAHVLAAAGLLDGKRATTHWSTARQLADEHPAVEVDADPIFIREGDVWTGAGISSCLDLSLALVADDLGEAVALRVARQLVMYLKRPSGQSQFSVPLEQVSTTRRVEDLRHHIMRNIAAPLTVADLAAHAHVGDRQLTRIFKTELGTTPYAYVEAARVEAARQQLESTDATLERVASACGFGTVDTLVRAFRRRLDTTPTEYRRRFRTLPA is encoded by the coding sequence GTGAACTCCGTCGGACGACTGATCGTCGTCGTGCTCTTCGACGGCGTCGACCTGCTCGACGTCACCGGACCGCCGGAGGTGTTCTCCCTCGCACGGCGCGAGACGGAGGACGCGGCGGGCTACGAGGTGCTGCTCGCCGCCCAGACCACCGGCCCGGTCACCACCGCCGCCGGTGTCCGCGTCCTGCCCGACGCCACCTTCGAGGACCTGTCCGCGCGGCGCATCGACACCCTGATCGTGCCCGGCGCGGTCGAGATCGACGACCGGCGCCGGGTGCGGGCGCTCACCGATCCGGTCGTGGTGGAGTGGGTGGGGCGGCTCGCCGAGCGAACCCGGCGGGTCACGTCCGTCTGCGTCGGGGCGCACGTCCTCGCCGCCGCCGGGCTGCTCGACGGCAAGCGGGCCACCACGCACTGGTCGACCGCGCGGCAACTCGCCGACGAGCACCCGGCCGTCGAGGTCGACGCCGACCCGATCTTCATCCGCGAGGGCGACGTGTGGACCGGCGCGGGCATCAGCTCCTGCCTCGACCTCTCCCTCGCCCTCGTCGCCGACGATCTCGGCGAGGCGGTGGCGCTGCGGGTGGCCCGGCAGCTCGTGATGTACCTGAAACGGCCGAGCGGGCAGAGCCAGTTCAGCGTGCCGCTGGAGCAGGTCTCCACCACCCGGCGCGTCGAGGATCTCCGGCACCACATCATGCGCAACATCGCCGCACCGCTCACCGTCGCCGACCTCGCGGCCCACGCCCACGTCGGCGACCGGCAGCTCACCCGCATCTTCAAGACCGAACTCGGCACGACCCCGTACGCCTACGTCGAGGCGGCGCGCGTGGAAGCGGCACGCCAGCAGCTGGAATCCACCGACGCGACCCTGGAACGCGTCGCGTCGGCCTGCGGTTTCGGCACGGTCGACACCCTGGTCAGGGCCTTCCGCCGCAGACTCGACACGACCCCGACCGAGTACCGGCGCCGGTTCCGGACCCTCCCTGCCTGA
- a CDS encoding lytic polysaccharide monooxygenase auxiliary activity family 9 protein, protein MLFAVVVGALAWSTPAQAHGTIVGPATRAYQCWQTWGSNHTNPAMQTQDPMCWQAFQANADTMWNWMSALRDGLGGQFQAKTPDGTLCSNNLARNASLDKPGQWKTTNVGSNFSVQLYDQASHGADYFKVYVSKQGFDPKTQTLGWGNLDFITQTGRYAPAQNITFPVQTSGYTGHHVLFVIWQASHLDQAYMWCSDVNFG, encoded by the coding sequence ATGCTGTTCGCCGTGGTCGTCGGCGCACTGGCCTGGTCCACCCCCGCCCAGGCCCACGGCACCATCGTCGGTCCCGCCACCCGCGCGTACCAGTGCTGGCAGACGTGGGGCAGCAACCACACGAACCCGGCCATGCAGACCCAGGACCCCATGTGCTGGCAGGCCTTCCAGGCCAACGCCGACACCATGTGGAACTGGATGAGCGCCCTCCGCGACGGCCTCGGTGGCCAGTTCCAGGCGAAGACCCCCGACGGGACGCTCTGCAGCAACAACCTCGCGAGGAACGCCAGCCTGGACAAGCCCGGCCAGTGGAAGACCACCAACGTCGGCAGCAACTTCTCGGTGCAGCTGTACGACCAGGCGTCCCATGGTGCCGACTACTTCAAGGTCTACGTGAGCAAGCAGGGCTTCGACCCCAAGACCCAGACCCTGGGCTGGGGCAACCTCGACTTCATCACGCAGACCGGCCGCTACGCTCCGGCACAGAACATCACCTTCCCCGTCCAGACCTCCGGGTACACCGGACACCACGTGCTGTTCGTGATCTGGCAGGCCTCGCACCTCGACCAGGCGTACATGTGGTGCAGCGACGTGAACTTCGGCTGA
- a CDS encoding calcium-binding protein, which produces MNRNRTAVGAFVVALCTAGLALGPASAASAGEAKSRVEADWETQSIVFTAAAGHTNDLNVFFMYTSDGIQRIGFRDVVPLQPGDHCTYSSAEDTTAVVCELPADAPRPDRIDIHLGDGDDTVAAFTPGVGTVSGGSGDDELHAHTARTVLGGDGNDMVMGPAVLHGGDGMDHLIGDDENQRMWGGAGDDMIEGYGGDDTVYAGSGDDHAMGGDGRDLVLGGPGDDMLHGEGGDDLVGGGLGKDTVDGGPGRDIVLP; this is translated from the coding sequence ATGAACCGAAACCGAACCGCCGTCGGCGCGTTCGTCGTGGCCCTGTGCACCGCCGGCCTCGCCCTCGGCCCGGCGAGCGCCGCGAGCGCCGGCGAGGCGAAGTCCCGCGTCGAAGCCGACTGGGAGACCCAGTCGATCGTCTTCACGGCCGCCGCGGGCCACACCAACGACCTCAACGTCTTCTTCATGTACACCAGCGACGGCATCCAGCGGATCGGCTTCCGCGACGTGGTACCGCTCCAACCGGGCGACCACTGCACGTACTCCTCAGCCGAGGACACCACCGCCGTCGTCTGCGAACTGCCCGCCGACGCCCCCCGTCCCGACCGGATCGACATCCACCTCGGCGACGGCGACGACACGGTCGCCGCCTTCACCCCCGGGGTCGGCACCGTCAGCGGCGGCTCGGGCGACGACGAACTGCACGCCCACACGGCACGCACCGTGCTGGGCGGCGACGGGAACGACATGGTCATGGGGCCCGCCGTGCTGCACGGCGGCGACGGCATGGACCACCTCATCGGAGACGACGAGAACCAGCGGATGTGGGGTGGCGCGGGCGACGACATGATCGAGGGCTACGGCGGCGACGACACCGTGTACGCCGGCTCCGGCGACGACCATGCCATGGGCGGGGACGGCCGCGACCTCGTCCTCGGCGGCCCCGGCGACGACATGCTGCACGGCGAAGGCGGCGACGACCTCGTCGGTGGCGGCCTCGGAAAGGACACCGTCGACGGCGGACCGGGCCGCGACATCGTCCTCCCGTAG
- a CDS encoding ECF transporter S component translates to MTGGSPPQRQARAVRLGPRSVAALVLVSAVGVAGFGWPFLAPPDASLNAHAQDAPWLFAGVLVLLVAVVAATISESGLGPKAVAMLGVLAAAGAALRPIGAGTAGLEPMFFLMVLSGRVLGPGFGFVLGSVTMFASALLTGGVGPWMPFQMLAMGWFTMGAGLLPGPDRLRGRAELLMLAAYGFLAAFAYGTVMNLAGWTFMNTLASNIAFDPDASIADNLARFFAYCLATSLGWDGGRAAMTVVLTLALGTPVLKALRRATRRAAFETPVTFERPTG, encoded by the coding sequence ATGACCGGCGGCTCCCCTCCCCAGCGCCAGGCCCGCGCCGTGCGCCTCGGCCCGCGCTCGGTCGCCGCCCTCGTACTGGTCAGCGCGGTGGGAGTGGCGGGCTTCGGCTGGCCCTTCCTGGCTCCGCCGGACGCCTCGCTGAACGCGCACGCGCAGGACGCGCCGTGGCTGTTCGCGGGTGTGCTGGTCCTGCTGGTGGCGGTGGTGGCGGCGACGATCTCGGAGTCGGGTCTGGGCCCCAAGGCGGTGGCCATGCTCGGCGTCCTGGCCGCGGCGGGCGCGGCCCTGCGCCCCATCGGCGCGGGGACGGCCGGCCTGGAGCCGATGTTCTTCCTCATGGTGCTCAGCGGCCGGGTCCTGGGCCCCGGCTTCGGCTTCGTCCTCGGCTCGGTCACGATGTTCGCGTCGGCGCTGCTCACGGGCGGGGTCGGTCCGTGGATGCCGTTCCAGATGCTGGCGATGGGCTGGTTCACGATGGGCGCGGGCCTGCTGCCGGGCCCCGACCGGCTGCGCGGGCGCGCGGAACTGCTGATGCTGGCGGCGTACGGCTTCCTGGCGGCCTTCGCCTACGGCACGGTGATGAACCTGGCGGGCTGGACCTTCATGAACACCCTCGCCTCGAACATCGCCTTCGACCCGGACGCGTCGATCGCGGACAACCTGGCCCGGTTCTTCGCCTACTGCCTCGCCACGTCGCTCGGCTGGGACGGCGGCCGCGCCGCCATGACGGTCGTCCTGACCCTGGCCCTCGGCACCCCGGTCCTCAAGGCCTTGCGCCGCGCGACCCGCAGGGCGGCCTTCGAGACGCCGGTCACGTTCGAGCGGCCGACCGGCTGA
- a CDS encoding ABC transporter ATP-binding protein, with the protein MIRFEDVSVTYDGATEPTVRAVDFEVPEGELVLLAGPSGVGKSTILGAVGGLVPHFTGGTLRGRVTVAGRDTRTHKPRELADVVGTVGQDPLSHFVTDTVEDELAYGMESLGLAPDVMRRRVEETLDLLGLSDLRSRPIATLSGGQQQRVAIGSVLTPHPEVLVLDEPTSALDPAAAEEVLAVLQRLVHDLGTTVLMAEHRLERVIQYADQVVLLPAPGEAPLIGAPAEVMAVSPVYPPVVGLGRLAGWSPLPLTIRDARRRAAPLRERLSDREIPDHTPSTSATLPAPPAPRPVTSRWRRRRKPSETIASPTPYAAEVRSLAVRRDRVQALRHVDLTVSPGETVALMGRNGAGKSTLLSALVGLVEPSAGSVRAGDAVPHRTAPRDLVRRVGLVPQEPRDLLYADTVAAECAAADRDADAAPGTCRALLSELLPGITDDTHPRDLSEGQRLTLALSVVLTARPPLLLLDEPTRGLDYAAKARLAGILRGLAAEGHAIVLATHDVELAAELAHRVVLLAEGEVIADGPAADVVVASPSYAPQVAKVLAPRKWLTVAQVREALS; encoded by the coding sequence GTGATCCGCTTCGAGGACGTGTCGGTCACGTACGACGGCGCCACCGAACCCACCGTCCGGGCCGTGGACTTCGAGGTCCCGGAGGGCGAACTGGTCCTGCTCGCCGGCCCCTCCGGCGTCGGCAAGTCCACCATCCTGGGCGCGGTAGGCGGCCTCGTCCCGCACTTCACCGGCGGCACCCTGCGCGGCCGGGTCACCGTGGCCGGCCGCGACACCCGCACCCACAAGCCGCGCGAACTCGCCGACGTCGTCGGCACGGTCGGCCAGGACCCGCTCTCCCACTTCGTGACGGACACCGTCGAGGACGAACTGGCCTACGGCATGGAGTCCCTCGGTCTCGCCCCGGACGTGATGCGCCGCCGCGTCGAGGAAACCCTGGATCTCCTGGGCCTCTCCGACCTGCGCTCCCGCCCCATCGCCACCCTCTCCGGCGGTCAGCAGCAGCGGGTCGCCATCGGCTCGGTACTCACCCCGCACCCGGAGGTCCTGGTCCTGGACGAGCCGACCTCCGCCCTGGACCCCGCCGCCGCCGAGGAGGTCCTGGCCGTCCTCCAGCGCCTGGTCCACGACCTCGGTACGACCGTCCTGATGGCCGAGCACCGCCTGGAGCGGGTCATCCAGTACGCCGACCAGGTCGTCCTGCTCCCGGCCCCCGGCGAGGCCCCGCTCATCGGCGCTCCGGCGGAGGTGATGGCGGTGTCCCCGGTGTACCCGCCGGTGGTGGGCCTGGGCAGGCTGGCGGGCTGGTCCCCGCTTCCACTCACGATCCGGGACGCCCGCCGCCGGGCCGCGCCCCTGCGCGAGCGCCTGTCCGACCGGGAGATCCCGGACCACACCCCGTCTACGTCCGCCACGCTCCCCGCCCCACCCGCCCCGCGCCCCGTCACCTCCCGTTGGCGCCGCCGCAGGAAGCCCTCGGAGACGATCGCCTCCCCCACTCCGTACGCCGCCGAGGTCCGCTCCCTCGCCGTGCGCCGCGACCGCGTCCAGGCCCTGCGCCACGTGGACCTGACGGTCTCCCCCGGCGAGACGGTCGCCCTGATGGGCCGCAACGGCGCCGGAAAGTCGACGCTGCTCTCGGCGCTGGTCGGCCTGGTCGAGCCGTCCGCCGGTTCGGTCCGGGCCGGGGACGCGGTACCGCACCGTACGGCCCCCCGCGACCTCGTGCGCCGGGTCGGCCTGGTCCCGCAGGAGCCGCGCGATCTGCTGTACGCCGACACGGTCGCCGCCGAGTGCGCGGCCGCCGACCGGGACGCGGACGCGGCCCCCGGCACCTGCCGCGCACTGCTGTCGGAGCTGCTTCCCGGCATCACGGACGACACCCATCCCCGCGACCTCTCGGAGGGCCAGCGCCTCACCCTCGCCCTGTCCGTCGTCCTGACCGCCCGCCCGCCGCTCCTCCTCCTGGACGAGCCGACGCGCGGCCTGGACTACGCGGCGAAGGCCCGGTTGGCCGGCATCCTGCGCGGCCTGGCCGCCGAGGGCCACGCGATCGTGCTGGCCACGCACGACGTGGAACTGGCCGCCGAGCTGGCCCACCGGGTGGTGCTGCTCGCCGAGGGCGAGGTGATCGCCGACGGCCCGGCGGCGGACGTGGTGGTGGCCTCGCCGTCCTACGCCCCGCAGGTCGCCAAGGTGCTGGCGCCGCGCAAGTGGCTCACGGTGGCACAGGTGCGGGAGGCGCTGTCATGA